DNA sequence from the Candidatus Neomarinimicrobiota bacterium genome:
CTGGTTTAGTACTTTCTGCACTCAGATCCTGTCCCAAACTCCGGATGGGGGCAGCTTCTTTTCGCGGGGCTTCAGGACTATTTATGGAATTTTGTCTGCGACCAGGTATGCGGGTTAAATCCAATTCTTCCGGGATATCAAAGGCCACATTGGGATAAAGATTTAGTATGGTTGCCAGATCTGCATAGACACTATCCATTTGTCTGGAAGCAATACCAGCCCTCAAGGTCAGATTTACTGCATTAATAATATCAGGATGATCTGGTTGGGATCGTATCAATCTGGTAAAATGCTGACGGCTCTGCACATAGAGACCCTGAGCATAGTAATACTCACCCAGGTGCATCAATGCTGATGAAGCGTATTCACTCCGTGCATGATTGCGGACAATATCCTTATAAATGCCGGCAGCAACCAATGCATCATCTTGCATAATAGCTCGTGCGTACCTTACTCCAGGATGACCAGGATATTTATAACTCAGATCGGAAAGAA
Encoded proteins:
- a CDS encoding SPOR domain-containing protein, translating into MGKARLIKTSLLVIIFIGSISFTSAQDVAGLLNLIQLGEMDSARTILSDLSYKYPGHPGVRYARAIMQDDALVAAGIYKDIVRNHARSEYASSALMHLGEYYYAQGLYVQSRQHFTRLIRSQPDHPDIINAVNLTLRAGIASRQMDSVYADLATILNLYPNVAFDIPEELDLTRIPGRRQNSINSPEAPRKEAAPIRSLGQDLSAESTKPEGRFSLQAGAFGNYDNAKRLADQIESIGYSTTIKERSTNGKTLYLIMVGDYTSKTAATSVADMLDAALGIPSFPVANN